Proteins encoded in a region of the Vicinamibacterales bacterium genome:
- a CDS encoding ABC transporter ATP-binding protein, with the protein MGMITTHDLWKTYVMGDEEIHALRGLSINIERGEYVAIMGPSGSGKSTLMNLIGCLDTPTKGSYLLNGKEVAEMNDDDLARIRNEEIGFVFQTFNLLPRATALHNVELPLVYAGVSAKDRVERARQALEKVELTHRASHRPNELSGGQRQRVAIARALVNNPSILLADEPTGNLDSKTGEEIMQVFERLHESGNTIILVTHEADIAAHAHRIISVRDGQVEKDVTRAELPAAAPSHA; encoded by the coding sequence ATGGGAATGATCACGACGCACGATCTCTGGAAGACCTATGTGATGGGCGACGAGGAGATCCACGCCCTGCGCGGCCTGTCCATCAACATCGAGCGCGGTGAATACGTCGCCATCATGGGTCCCTCCGGATCCGGCAAGTCCACGCTGATGAACCTGATCGGCTGTCTCGACACGCCGACCAAGGGCAGCTACCTGCTGAACGGCAAGGAAGTCGCCGAGATGAACGACGACGACCTGGCGCGGATCAGAAACGAAGAGATCGGGTTCGTGTTCCAGACGTTCAACCTGCTGCCGCGCGCGACGGCGCTGCACAACGTGGAACTGCCGCTGGTCTATGCGGGCGTGTCCGCCAAGGATCGGGTCGAGCGCGCCAGGCAGGCGCTCGAGAAGGTCGAGCTCACGCACCGCGCCAGCCATCGGCCCAACGAGCTTTCGGGCGGGCAGCGGCAGCGCGTCGCGATCGCCCGCGCGCTGGTCAACAATCCATCCATCCTGCTCGCCGACGAGCCGACCGGGAACCTCGACTCCAAGACCGGCGAGGAGATCATGCAGGTGTTCGAGCGGCTTCACGAAAGCGGCAACACCATCATCCTGGTCACGCACGAAGCCGACATTGCCGCGCACGCGCACCGGATCATTTCCGTGCGCGACGGGCAGGTGGAGAAGGACGTCACTCGCGCGGAACTCCCCGCCGCGGCCCCAAGCCACGCGTGA
- a CDS encoding ATP-binding cassette domain-containing protein: protein MPLLEVRHLTKEFTRRKGLFGKAAAVRAVDDVSFAIEKGETFGLVGESGSGKTTTGRCILRLIEPTAGQVLFDGRDVLALSRADLRRARRDMQIVFQDPYSSLNPRMRVADIVEEPLIIHKLGSRDERRARVKELFALVGLNPDHLERYPHEFSGGQRQRIGLARALALNPSLVVADEPVSALDVSVQAQVVNLLMELQQRLGLTYLFIAHDLRLVEHICTRTAVMYLGRIVEMGETAKLFSAPQHPYTRALLSAIPVPDPEAPRQRIVLDPDSFDRTAPLREISSGHLAAV, encoded by the coding sequence ATGCCGCTGCTCGAGGTCCGGCACCTCACCAAGGAGTTCACCCGCAGGAAAGGGCTGTTCGGCAAGGCCGCCGCGGTGCGCGCGGTCGACGACGTCAGCTTCGCGATCGAGAAGGGTGAGACCTTCGGGCTGGTCGGAGAATCCGGCAGCGGCAAGACGACGACGGGACGCTGCATTCTCCGGCTCATCGAGCCCACGGCGGGGCAGGTGCTGTTCGACGGACGCGACGTGCTGGCGCTCTCGCGGGCGGATCTGCGCCGCGCCCGCCGCGACATGCAGATCGTGTTTCAGGATCCGTACTCGTCGCTCAACCCGCGGATGCGCGTCGCCGACATCGTCGAGGAGCCGCTGATCATCCACAAGCTCGGATCCCGGGACGAGCGCCGCGCGCGGGTGAAGGAGCTGTTCGCGCTGGTCGGCCTGAATCCGGATCATCTCGAGCGCTACCCGCACGAGTTCAGCGGCGGCCAGCGGCAGCGCATCGGTCTGGCGCGGGCGCTGGCGCTCAACCCCTCGCTCGTCGTCGCCGACGAGCCGGTGTCGGCGCTGGACGTCTCGGTCCAGGCGCAGGTCGTGAACCTGCTGATGGAGCTGCAGCAGCGGCTCGGGCTGACCTACCTGTTCATCGCGCACGACCTGCGCCTGGTCGAGCACATCTGCACCCGCACGGCGGTGATGTATCTCGGGCGGATCGTCGAGATGGGAGAAACCGCCAAGCTGTTCAGCGCTCCGCAGCACCCGTACACACGGGCGCTGCTGTCGGCGATTCCGGTGCCGGACCCCGAGGCGCCGCGGCAGCGGATCGTGCTGGATCCGGACTCGTTCGACAGGACGGCACCCCTGCGGGAGATCAGTTCGGGGCACCTGGCCGCGGTTTGA
- the eno gene encoding phosphopyruvate hydratase has translation MQITRVHGREILDSRGNPTVEVEVTLDGKVTGRAAVPSGASTGVREALELRDGDKKRYLGKGVSKAVANVNGELAKALAGKTADQRAIDAQMIALDGTANKGRLGANALLGVSMALARASANASSVPLHVHLARLYEKKSDARGALLPVPMMNILNGGAHADSSVDIQEFMVMPIGAGSFAEGLRTGAEIFHTLRGILKKKGYSTGVGDEGGFAPSLKSNREAIDVVLEAVAQAGYRAGENVFLALDVAASELWVEDGRRYEFKKSGEPTRTADEMVRMYEDWVRQYPIVSIEDGLGESDWDGWKTITSALGRRIQIVGDDLFVTNPEILARGIKEHVANSILVKLNQIGTVTETLDAVSMARDAGYTSVISHRSGETEDTTIADLAVATGAGQIKTGSASRTDRVAKYNQLLRIEEELGSAARYGGRSAIRQLANA, from the coding sequence ATGCAGATAACGCGCGTACACGGCAGGGAGATTCTCGACTCGCGGGGTAATCCGACGGTCGAGGTCGAGGTCACGTTGGACGGGAAGGTCACGGGCAGGGCGGCGGTGCCGTCCGGCGCGTCGACGGGCGTGCGTGAGGCGCTGGAGCTGCGGGACGGCGACAAGAAGCGCTACCTCGGCAAAGGGGTGTCGAAGGCGGTCGCGAACGTGAACGGCGAGCTGGCCAAGGCGCTCGCCGGCAAGACGGCCGACCAGCGGGCGATCGACGCGCAGATGATCGCGCTCGACGGAACGGCGAACAAGGGGCGCCTCGGCGCCAACGCCCTGCTCGGCGTGTCGATGGCGCTGGCCCGGGCGTCGGCGAACGCGTCCAGCGTGCCGCTGCACGTGCACCTCGCGCGGCTCTACGAGAAGAAGTCCGACGCGCGCGGCGCGCTGCTGCCGGTGCCGATGATGAACATCCTGAACGGCGGCGCACATGCCGACAGCAGCGTCGACATCCAGGAATTCATGGTCATGCCGATCGGCGCGGGATCGTTCGCCGAAGGGCTGCGCACCGGGGCCGAGATCTTTCACACGCTCCGCGGCATCCTGAAGAAGAAGGGCTATTCGACCGGCGTCGGCGACGAGGGCGGATTCGCGCCGAGCCTGAAGTCGAACCGCGAAGCGATCGACGTCGTGCTCGAGGCGGTCGCGCAGGCCGGATACCGGGCGGGCGAGAACGTGTTCCTGGCGCTCGACGTCGCGGCCAGCGAGCTGTGGGTCGAGGACGGCCGGCGATACGAGTTCAAGAAGTCGGGCGAGCCCACCCGGACGGCCGACGAGATGGTCAGGATGTACGAGGACTGGGTCCGGCAGTATCCGATCGTGTCGATCGAGGACGGGCTCGGGGAATCGGACTGGGACGGCTGGAAGACGATCACCAGCGCGCTCGGCCGCCGGATCCAGATCGTCGGCGACGATCTGTTCGTCACCAACCCGGAGATTCTCGCGCGGGGCATCAAGGAGCACGTCGCCAATTCGATCCTGGTGAAGCTGAACCAGATCGGCACGGTGACCGAAACGCTCGACGCGGTCTCGATGGCGCGCGACGCCGGCTACACCAGCGTCATCTCGCACCGCTCGGGTGAGACGGAAGACACGACCATCGCCGATCTCGCGGTCGCCACGGGCGCCGGGCAGATCAAGACCGGCTCGGCGAGCCGCACCGACCGCGTCGCAAAATACAACCAGCTCCTGCGCATCGAAGAGGAGCTCGGCAGCGCAGCCCGCTACGGCGGCCGCTCCGCGATCCGCCAGCTCGCGAACGCATAG
- a CDS encoding methylmalonyl-CoA mutase family protein, with translation MDELPGAFPFTRGIQPTMYRGRLWTMRQYAGFGTAAESNRRYHYLLSQGVSGLSVAFDLPTQMGYDSDHPLARGEVGRVGVAIDSLADMEELFAGIPLGSVSTSMTINATAIVLLALYMAVARRQGLADNVRRGLSGTIQNDILKEYVARGTYIYPPRASLRIVTDVFAFCDRELPNWNTISISGYHIREAGSTAVQEVAFTFANAIAYVQAAVDAGLDVNRLGQRLSFFFNAHNDFLEEVAKYRAARRLWATIMRDRFGATNPRAQQLRFHTQTAGSTLTAQQPDNNIVRVALQALAAVLGGTQSLHCNGRDEALALPTEESARIALRTQQVIAFESGVVNTVDPVGGSGAIEALTDRIEREAAAILERIDRLGGTLAAIEGGVIQREIQDAAYLAQQRVDSGDTVVVGVNRFADDDRRPGGGSHQQPRIETLRIDPEIETRQIERLQRVRAGRDRAAWRAALDAVTAAARGTDNLVPPIIRAVEAHATVGEISDAMRAVFGEHRESDVG, from the coding sequence ATGGATGAACTCCCGGGCGCTTTCCCCTTTACCCGCGGCATCCAGCCGACGATGTACCGCGGCCGGCTCTGGACCATGCGGCAATATGCCGGGTTCGGGACCGCGGCCGAGTCCAACCGCCGGTACCACTACCTGCTCAGCCAGGGGGTCAGCGGCCTGAGCGTCGCCTTCGACCTGCCCACCCAGATGGGCTACGACTCCGACCACCCGCTCGCCCGTGGGGAGGTGGGGCGGGTCGGCGTCGCCATCGATTCGCTCGCCGACATGGAGGAGCTGTTCGCCGGCATCCCGCTCGGCAGCGTCTCCACCTCGATGACGATCAATGCGACCGCGATCGTGCTGCTGGCGCTGTACATGGCGGTGGCGCGGCGCCAGGGGCTCGCCGACAACGTCCGGCGCGGGCTCTCCGGAACGATCCAGAACGACATCCTCAAGGAATACGTGGCGCGCGGCACCTACATCTACCCGCCGCGGGCGTCGCTGCGGATCGTGACCGACGTCTTCGCCTTCTGCGATCGCGAGCTGCCGAACTGGAACACCATTTCGATCAGCGGGTATCACATCCGCGAGGCGGGCTCCACCGCGGTGCAGGAGGTCGCGTTCACCTTCGCCAACGCGATTGCCTACGTGCAGGCGGCGGTGGACGCCGGGCTCGACGTCAACCGGCTGGGGCAGCGGCTGTCGTTCTTCTTCAACGCGCACAACGACTTCCTCGAGGAGGTGGCGAAGTACCGCGCCGCCCGCCGGCTGTGGGCGACCATCATGCGCGACCGCTTCGGGGCGACCAACCCGCGCGCGCAGCAGCTTCGATTCCACACCCAGACGGCCGGCAGCACGCTGACCGCGCAGCAGCCCGATAACAACATCGTCCGGGTGGCGCTCCAGGCGCTCGCCGCCGTGCTCGGCGGGACGCAGTCGCTGCACTGCAACGGCCGCGACGAAGCGCTGGCGCTGCCGACCGAGGAGTCCGCCCGCATCGCGCTGCGCACGCAGCAGGTCATCGCGTTCGAGAGCGGCGTGGTCAACACCGTCGACCCGGTCGGCGGCTCGGGCGCCATCGAAGCGCTCACCGACCGCATCGAGCGCGAAGCGGCGGCGATCCTCGAGCGCATCGATCGTCTCGGGGGAACGCTGGCGGCGATCGAAGGCGGCGTCATCCAGCGGGAGATCCAGGACGCGGCCTACCTCGCCCAGCAGCGCGTCGATTCCGGCGACACGGTCGTCGTCGGCGTGAACCGCTTTGCCGATGACGATCGTCGGCCTGGCGGCGGAAGCCACCAGCAGCCTCGCATCGAAACGCTGCGGATCGATCCCGAGATCGAGACGCGGCAGATCGAGCGCTTGCAGCGCGTGCGCGCGGGACGGGATCGGGCGGCGTGGCGCGCCGCGCTCGACGCAGTGACCGCCGCCGCCCGCGGCACCGACAATCTGGTGCCGCCGATCATCCGCGCCGTGGAGGCTCACGCCACGGTCGGCGAGATCTCCGACGCGATGCGCGCCGTGTTCGGCGAGCACAGGGAGTCCGATGTCGGATGA
- a CDS encoding cyclase family protein, with protein MPRPPRLVDVSVLLAPGLATYPGNPEFEITPVHKIADGHGSNNSRLVMGTHTGTHVDAPLHFFDGRPGVDAMPLELLVGRARVIDLPHRGGITEAHLAEAGLREDIRVLLRTPNSALWNTTDGFHTDYTYLTEGGAKFLVGQGVKVVGVDYLSVEQFKKAGAPAHKALLGNDVVIIEGLNLSEAEAGQYEMYCLPLRIANGDGAPARVVLKR; from the coding sequence ATGCCGCGCCCGCCGCGCCTCGTGGACGTGAGCGTGCTGCTTGCGCCCGGCCTCGCCACCTACCCCGGCAATCCGGAGTTCGAGATCACGCCGGTGCACAAGATTGCCGACGGCCACGGCTCGAACAACTCGCGTCTGGTCATGGGCACGCACACCGGCACCCATGTCGACGCGCCGCTGCACTTCTTCGACGGCCGCCCGGGCGTGGACGCCATGCCGCTCGAGCTGCTCGTGGGGCGCGCGCGCGTCATCGATCTGCCGCACCGCGGGGGCATCACCGAAGCGCATCTCGCCGAAGCGGGCCTCCGCGAGGACATCCGCGTGCTGCTGCGCACGCCGAACTCCGCGCTCTGGAACACGACCGACGGCTTTCACACCGACTACACGTATCTGACCGAAGGCGGCGCGAAGTTCCTCGTCGGCCAGGGGGTGAAGGTCGTCGGTGTCGACTACCTCTCGGTCGAGCAGTTCAAGAAGGCGGGAGCGCCCGCCCACAAGGCGCTGCTCGGCAACGACGTCGTCATCATCGAAGGGCTGAACCTGTCCGAGGCCGAGGCGGGGCAGTACGAGATGTACTGCCTGCCGCTGCGCATCGCGAACGGCGACGGCGCCCCCGCCCGGGTCGTCCTCAAACGATGA
- a CDS encoding ABC transporter ATP-binding protein, protein MSDEPLLSVGHLTTVFDLAAGPAAAVNDVSFHVASGETLCLVGESGSGKSVTALSIMRLVQPPGRIAAGKILFKGRDLLQLDERGMQKVRGAGIGLVFQEPMTALNPVFTIGNQIEETLAVHGLARGRQAQQRAVELLDAVSVPEPQRRVRDYPHQLSGGLRQRALIALALACNPTLLIADEPTTALDVTIQAQILDLLRDLKSRFRLSVLLITHDLGVVAEMADRVAVMYAGRIVEEAPVRRLFSDPRHPYTRGLLGSIPGGARGSKLQAIQGTVPPLGKLPPGCAFAPRCAFRFEPCDKAVPGMTAILPPEGGSPAATARCYLYSPAVDPEILPEVKR, encoded by the coding sequence ATGTCGGATGAGCCCCTGCTCAGCGTCGGGCACCTGACGACCGTCTTCGATCTCGCCGCCGGTCCGGCCGCGGCGGTGAACGACGTGAGCTTCCACGTCGCCTCCGGTGAGACCTTGTGCCTCGTCGGCGAGTCCGGCAGCGGCAAGTCGGTGACCGCGCTGTCGATCATGCGGCTGGTCCAGCCTCCGGGGCGAATCGCCGCCGGAAAGATTCTCTTCAAGGGGCGCGATCTGCTTCAGCTCGACGAACGCGGGATGCAGAAGGTCCGCGGCGCCGGGATCGGCCTGGTCTTTCAGGAGCCGATGACCGCCCTGAACCCGGTCTTCACGATCGGCAATCAGATCGAGGAGACGCTGGCGGTCCACGGCCTCGCCCGCGGCAGGCAGGCGCAGCAGCGGGCGGTGGAACTGCTCGACGCCGTCAGCGTGCCGGAGCCCCAGCGGCGCGTGCGCGACTATCCGCACCAGCTCTCCGGCGGCCTCCGGCAGCGCGCGCTGATCGCGCTGGCGCTGGCATGCAATCCGACGCTCCTCATCGCGGACGAACCGACGACGGCGCTCGACGTCACCATCCAGGCGCAGATCCTCGATCTGCTGCGCGACCTGAAGTCGCGCTTCCGCCTGTCGGTTCTTCTCATCACCCACGACCTCGGCGTCGTCGCCGAGATGGCGGACCGGGTGGCGGTGATGTATGCGGGACGGATCGTCGAAGAGGCGCCGGTCAGGCGGTTGTTCAGCGATCCGCGCCACCCCTACACGCGCGGCTTGCTCGGATCGATCCCCGGCGGGGCGCGAGGATCGAAATTGCAGGCCATCCAGGGGACGGTACCGCCTCTTGGGAAGCTGCCGCCCGGGTGCGCGTTCGCGCCGCGGTGCGCGTTTCGCTTCGAGCCCTGCGACAAGGCAGTGCCGGGAATGACGGCGATCCTTCCGCCTGAAGGCGGAAGCCCCGCCGCGACCGCTCGCTGTTATCTGTATTCGCCAGCCGTCGATCCGGAGATCCTTCCCGAGGTGAAGCGCTGA
- a CDS encoding ABC transporter permease, producing MLSEFRFAARALGRWRGGAIAAVLTLAVGIGTTTALYAVVRLLLGELPGVPALDRLGRVYAANRAIGVERSPVALTEFDSSLSTAASFSAIGAYSAQDATLGGGPDVLPIVAGHVSPAFFTAMGVAPARGRVFSPADLDGDRAVAVVSDGLWRRHLHGADLSNAVISVDGVPRAVVGVMPAGFVYPFVGIGADVWLPLARAGRNTPAIVTVYARLRDGVTWAAAEAELAALSRAPGSWVWHAIPVASDVRSRALNAYAGALGPALLVLVIACVNAACLLLARGLARDAELAVRRALGATRGRIVAQLFTEHLVLAAVSGALGTAFAAVMLRLIGRSLAVVQPELVARLPTVPDLLPIALAVSAAACLLFGTVPAVRLSRRDVAAAMNGVPPAHRVHIAGYGARDAVVFAEVAAGVGLLVWTAMLFTLFAQIRAIRFTFPADQVVAVRVPGSDVPAVAARIAAIPGVARVGTSSGMIGGRSPVRAVADGAAPVVMSRVTVGADFFDTLGVPIVRGRAFDRSELGALDGVLVLSESAAAKLAPQGDALGMRVRLGGGPPSVVIGICRDAIDYGALSKAAVFSPPEVYAPYGTAPAEGVVLARVNGDAHAMLRTIASAAGPLHGARPLRPVVLGDEAQDRARQSQGGFMITRLLASFAILTLILAASGVFAVVNQSVAQRTREFGIRLAVGATPARVLRMVLAREAKLIAAAIGTGLVFAMAGTRALFEELAALNAIVPALWIGALIVSAAVSAAACALATCRIVRLDPAAVLRRT from the coding sequence ATGTTGTCCGAGTTCCGTTTCGCGGCACGCGCGCTCGGGCGCTGGCGCGGCGGCGCGATCGCCGCGGTCCTGACGCTCGCGGTCGGCATCGGGACCACGACGGCCCTGTACGCCGTCGTCCGTCTGCTGCTCGGCGAGCTGCCGGGCGTCCCGGCGCTCGACCGGCTCGGGCGCGTCTATGCGGCCAATCGCGCGATTGGCGTCGAGCGCTCGCCGGTCGCGCTCACCGAGTTCGACAGCTCCCTTTCGACGGCGGCATCCTTTTCCGCCATCGGCGCCTACTCCGCCCAGGATGCGACGCTTGGCGGCGGGCCCGACGTCCTGCCGATCGTTGCCGGCCACGTGTCGCCCGCGTTCTTCACCGCGATGGGTGTGGCGCCGGCGCGCGGCCGTGTCTTCTCCCCTGCTGACCTCGACGGCGACCGGGCGGTCGCCGTCGTCAGCGACGGTCTCTGGCGGCGGCACCTGCACGGCGCCGATCTGTCGAACGCCGTGATCAGCGTCGACGGTGTGCCCCGCGCCGTGGTGGGCGTCATGCCTGCCGGGTTCGTCTATCCGTTCGTCGGGATCGGCGCCGACGTGTGGCTGCCGCTCGCCCGAGCCGGGCGGAACACGCCGGCGATCGTCACCGTATACGCGCGATTGCGCGACGGCGTCACGTGGGCGGCGGCGGAAGCCGAACTCGCGGCGCTCTCGCGCGCGCCCGGGTCGTGGGTCTGGCATGCGATCCCGGTTGCCAGCGACGTGCGCTCCCGGGCGCTGAACGCGTACGCCGGGGCTCTTGGGCCGGCGCTGCTCGTGCTGGTGATTGCGTGCGTCAACGCGGCGTGCCTGCTGCTGGCGCGCGGCCTCGCCCGCGATGCGGAGCTCGCGGTGCGCCGCGCGCTCGGCGCGACGCGCGGACGGATCGTCGCGCAGCTCTTCACCGAACACCTGGTGCTCGCCGCCGTCAGCGGCGCGCTCGGCACCGCCTTCGCGGCGGTGATGCTGCGGCTGATTGGCCGCTCGCTGGCGGTCGTCCAGCCCGAACTGGTTGCACGTCTGCCGACCGTTCCCGACCTGCTGCCGATCGCGCTCGCCGTCAGCGCGGCCGCCTGTCTCCTGTTCGGAACTGTGCCCGCCGTCCGGTTGTCCCGCCGCGACGTCGCGGCGGCCATGAACGGCGTTCCGCCGGCGCACCGCGTGCACATCGCCGGATACGGCGCGCGCGACGCGGTGGTCTTTGCCGAGGTCGCTGCCGGCGTCGGTCTGCTCGTGTGGACGGCGATGCTGTTCACGCTCTTCGCGCAGATCCGCGCCATCAGGTTCACGTTTCCGGCGGACCAGGTCGTCGCCGTTCGCGTGCCGGGCTCCGACGTGCCCGCCGTCGCGGCGCGAATCGCCGCGATTCCCGGCGTGGCGCGGGTCGGCACGTCTTCAGGAATGATCGGCGGCCGTTCGCCGGTTCGAGCGGTGGCGGACGGCGCGGCGCCGGTCGTGATGTCGCGGGTGACGGTCGGCGCTGATTTCTTCGACACGCTCGGCGTACCGATCGTCCGCGGCCGCGCGTTCGACCGATCGGAGCTGGGCGCCCTCGACGGCGTGCTGGTGCTGAGCGAGAGCGCGGCGGCGAAGCTCGCGCCGCAAGGGGACGCACTGGGCATGCGCGTGAGACTCGGCGGCGGGCCGCCGAGCGTCGTCATCGGCATCTGCCGCGATGCCATCGACTACGGCGCGCTGTCGAAAGCCGCGGTCTTCTCGCCGCCCGAAGTGTACGCGCCGTACGGGACGGCGCCCGCGGAAGGGGTCGTGCTCGCGCGCGTCAACGGCGACGCCCACGCCATGCTGCGGACGATCGCGAGCGCGGCGGGTCCGCTGCACGGCGCGCGCCCGCTCCGCCCGGTCGTTCTTGGCGACGAAGCGCAGGACAGGGCGCGACAGAGCCAGGGCGGGTTCATGATCACCCGGCTGCTCGCGTCGTTCGCGATCCTGACGCTGATCCTTGCGGCCAGCGGCGTGTTTGCCGTGGTCAATCAGTCGGTCGCGCAGAGGACCCGCGAGTTCGGCATCCGGCTGGCCGTGGGCGCGACGCCGGCGCGGGTGCTGCGCATGGTGCTCGCGCGCGAGGCGAAGCTGATCGCCGCGGCGATTGGGACGGGACTGGTGTTCGCGATGGCCGGGACGCGCGCGCTGTTCGAGGAGCTTGCCGCTCTCAATGCGATCGTGCCGGCGCTGTGGATTGGGGCGCTGATCGTTTCCGCCGCCGTTTCGGCGGCCGCCTGCGCGCTGGCGACTTGCCGGATCGTCCGCCTCGATCCGGCGGCGGTGCTGCGCCGGACGTAA
- the gpmA gene encoding 2,3-diphosphoglycerate-dependent phosphoglycerate mutase — protein sequence MHKIVLLRHGESEWNRENRFTGWKDVDLSDKGRAEAKEAGRLMKEAGFTFDLAFTSVLTRAIKTLGIALDEMGLLWIPVVKHWRLNERHYGALQGLNKAETAAKHGEDQVKIWRRSYDIPPPVMPPDDERYAGRDPRYADLAPGEIPGSESLKDTVARFLPYWHDSIAPAIKRGRRVLITAHGNSLRALVKYLDNVGDTDIVELNIPTGIPLVYELDDQLAPIRHYYLGDPEAAARAAAAVANQGAKK from the coding sequence ATGCACAAGATCGTTCTGTTACGACACGGCGAAAGCGAGTGGAACCGCGAGAACCGGTTCACCGGCTGGAAGGACGTCGACCTCTCCGACAAGGGACGCGCCGAAGCGAAGGAAGCCGGCCGCCTGATGAAAGAGGCGGGATTCACGTTCGACCTGGCGTTCACCTCGGTGCTCACCCGCGCCATCAAGACGCTCGGCATCGCGCTCGACGAGATGGGGCTGCTCTGGATTCCGGTGGTCAAGCACTGGCGCCTGAACGAGCGGCACTACGGCGCCCTGCAGGGGTTGAACAAGGCGGAAACGGCGGCGAAGCACGGCGAAGATCAGGTGAAGATCTGGCGGCGCAGCTACGACATCCCGCCGCCGGTGATGCCGCCGGACGACGAGCGCTACGCCGGGCGGGATCCGCGCTACGCCGATCTCGCGCCGGGAGAGATCCCCGGGTCCGAATCGCTGAAAGACACCGTCGCGCGGTTCCTGCCCTACTGGCACGACAGCATCGCCCCGGCGATCAAGCGCGGCAGACGCGTGTTGATCACCGCGCACGGCAACAGCCTGCGGGCGCTGGTCAAGTATCTCGACAACGTCGGCGACACCGACATCGTCGAGTTGAACATCCCGACGGGGATACCGCTCGTTTACGAGCTGGACGACCAGCTCGCGCCGATTCGCCACTACTACCTGGGCGATCCCGAGGCAGCGGCCAGGGCGGCCGCGGCGGTGGCGAATCAGGGCGCGAAGAAATAG
- the glgC gene encoding glucose-1-phosphate adenylyltransferase translates to MSVLDEAVVMVLAGGVGERLSPLTKDRAKPAVYFGGPYRIIDFTLSNCLNSGLRKIFIALQYKSLSLTRHLRFGWSVVADELGEFIEVLHPQKRVGEHWYQGTADAVYQNLYSILREGPRHLIVLSGDHVYKMDYSRMLRFHLDRKAAATLAVIDVASEDAHRFGILQVDHEDRLTGFLEKPRHLPPHQQHLASMGIYIFDINILLPALEDDARSASSHDFGKDIIPSLITKVPVYAYRFTDENKKASKYWRDIGTLDAYYEANMDLCRVNPEFNLYDPEWPVRTHQVQAPPAKFVFADEGRRSGQALDSLISAGCIISGSMIRGSVLCPNVRVHSFCRVEESILMPGVRIGRHAHLRKVIVDRDVFIPRGALIGYNEAEDRRRHTVTERGIVVVTKDDEPLIGTISEHALRNEAEFDAR, encoded by the coding sequence ATGAGCGTGCTCGACGAGGCGGTGGTGATGGTGCTCGCCGGCGGCGTCGGCGAGCGGCTGTCGCCGCTGACCAAGGATCGGGCGAAGCCGGCGGTCTATTTCGGCGGTCCCTACCGCATCATCGACTTCACGCTCAGCAACTGTCTGAACTCGGGGCTGCGCAAGATCTTCATCGCGCTGCAGTACAAGTCGCTGTCGCTCACCCGCCACCTGCGTTTCGGCTGGAGCGTCGTGGCCGACGAGCTCGGCGAGTTCATCGAGGTGCTGCACCCGCAGAAGCGCGTCGGCGAGCACTGGTATCAGGGCACGGCGGACGCGGTCTATCAGAACCTCTATTCGATCCTGCGCGAAGGTCCGCGCCATCTGATCGTGCTGTCGGGCGATCACGTCTACAAGATGGACTACTCGCGGATGCTGCGCTTCCATCTCGATCGCAAGGCGGCGGCGACGCTCGCCGTGATCGACGTGGCGTCGGAGGACGCGCACCGCTTCGGCATTCTGCAGGTCGACCACGAGGATCGGCTGACCGGATTCCTCGAGAAGCCGCGCCACCTGCCGCCGCACCAGCAGCACCTGGCGTCGATGGGGATCTACATCTTCGACATCAACATCCTGCTGCCGGCGCTCGAGGACGACGCGCGCAGCGCCTCGAGCCACGACTTCGGCAAGGACATCATCCCGTCGCTCATCACCAAGGTGCCGGTCTACGCCTACCGCTTCACGGACGAGAACAAGAAGGCGTCGAAGTACTGGCGCGACATCGGCACGCTCGACGCCTACTACGAAGCGAACATGGATCTGTGCCGGGTGAACCCGGAGTTCAACCTGTACGATCCCGAGTGGCCGGTGCGCACGCACCAGGTGCAGGCGCCGCCGGCGAAGTTCGTCTTCGCCGACGAAGGGCGGCGCTCCGGCCAGGCGCTCGACTCGCTGATCTCGGCGGGGTGCATCATCTCGGGGAGCATGATCCGCGGCAGCGTGCTGTGCCCGAACGTGCGGGTGCACAGCTTCTGCCGGGTCGAGGAGAGCATCCTGATGCCGGGCGTGCGGATCGGGCGCCACGCCCATCTGCGCAAGGTCATCGTCGATCGCGACGTCTTCATCCCCCGCGGCGCGCTGATCGGCTACAACGAAGCGGAAGATCGCCGCCGCCACACCGTCACCGAACGCGGCATCGTCGTGGTGACCAAGGACGATGAGCCGCTCATCGGTACGATCAGCGAGCACGCGCTGCGCAACGAAGCGGAGTTCGATGCGCGGTGA